The DNA window taaaaatgtaaaagccctTATTAGCTTGTAGGCCAGTGGCGGGATCTGGCCTGAGAACCACAATCTGCCAACTCCTGAACTGGAAGAACCACAGTCCCCAGATCCCAAAACACAGGGTTGAGCCCCAACTGCTGGATATGGAGGGTGTAGACTGGTGTTTGCTGGGGGAAGGCGGGAGTACTCGGCACAGATTGCAGAAGTCCAAGTATAAAGTACGTGTTCTGTGATGCTGattggaaaattaaaagacaggCATAGGGACAAAAGTAGATATTGATGTCATTTGCTGAGTGATGGCGACAGAGGAAGACTTCCTTCAGGAGGTGGGCCCAGCTTGGGGGAATCGAACTCTGCTCCTGTGTCATCCTTAAGTCTCCCTTGTGCTCTCGTGGGACTTTGAACATTATTGTCTAAAGATGAGGGGCAGGAGAATGTAATGACCAGGGTCTGTAGGCAAGCAGACCTGGGCATACGTGGCAGTGCCCCCACTGTCATGTGGTCTTGGGTAACTTATGTTAACACCTACCCTTACAGGATTTTGGGGAGAACTGAATGAGAAAGTGTTCAGTAGAGGTACTAGCTCATGGTAAGTAATAGTtgttattagtaataataacattaataagaATGAGAGCGGGCTTTCGGGGGCATTTTctacatgccaggctctgttgAGACCTCACATATACCTCATTTTACTCACCCACGAGGCGGGCCTTCTCATCCTGATTTAACAGAGGAGGAACAAACTGGAGAAAAGAGAGGTAACTGACTAAGGTCACCAAGCTCACATGAGAgaaggctgggatttgaacccacaaaCTCGAGCCCTAAACTGTCTCTAAGTTTCCACCACGCCCTGCTTTCATCAGCTCTGCAGGGCAGATGCTAGCCTGCTTGTTGAGTGGGCTCCCCCCGGACTGGGAACAGGGCCCTGCACCCCTCACCTCAGGCTGTCAGAGAACGCCTCCAGGCCAAACTTGGAGACACAGTAGCCCCCTCCATTGGCTGCCAGGCGGCCCAGGACACTGGTGATGTTGATCACCCGGCCCTGGGCCTGCCGCAGCAGGGGCAGCAGGGCGAGGGTGACCCCGATGGGACCCAGTGTGTTCACGTTCAGCACCCGCTGGAAATCCTCCTGTGTCTGCCAAGGTGTGGGCCCGATGATGCCAGCCGTGCCGGCATTATTCACCAGACCAAAAAGCCCTGTGTGGGGGTGAGACAGGCACAGGGTAGGTGAGGCATTCCAATGGGCCCTCTCCTTTCCAGGAGGATCTGAGCCCTGCTCCTCCCCCGCAGTCCCTCTAGCTTCCCACAGCCCCTGCGAGTGCACACCTTACGCCCCGTTCCCGGTGGCCCCCTGCCATACTCACCTGCTTCCCCGACGTGTGTTTCCACCCACTTGGCTGCCTGCCGGACGCTCTGGGGATCTGTGACATCCAGCAGGGTGGTGTGGAGTCGGGAGGAGGCCACCCGCTCGAGGTCCTCTGCCCCTGAGGGGGTCAGGCAGCTGGCCAGGACTCGGAAGCCTCTCTGGTCCAGCCTCAGTGCCAGAAGCCGCCCAAAGCCCGAGTCACAGCCGGTGATAAAGACGAAAGCATCGCTGGCGGGCAGGCTCTGCCGGTCCCTGAGCAACCACAGTGCTGCCCAGAGCGAGACTCCAAGAAGCAGAGGCAGCCACATGGCCGGACCCCAAGTGACCTGCAGGTGGCAGCCGAAGCCGGGCAGGGAGACTTGTCTAGTTTACTCTGGCCCACCAGCCCTCGGCCCTCATATCTTCCCCCTAACTGGAAGTCTCTGGTTTGAGCAGACTGAGACTCGCAAACTACAGTTCATCTAAGTAAAGCGAAGATCTGGGCAGACCCTGTATCTGTGGGTAACTTAACTAAAACCAGATGAGCTGGGTCCTGTGTGCAGACCCGCCACACAGGAGCAGAGGGATCTTGTTATCACCTCTTATCTCCTGCTAAACCAGCTGGGCCTTATTTTTGGAGACACATACGGAGCCCCTGCATTTTAGTCCTGCTGGCTCCAAGCTTACTGTGCGAGGCCGAGCACCTCACTGTGTCTCGgaacctgttttctcatctaccAAGTGGGACTAACACCCAGCACACCCACCTGGGAACCGCGGGGGATCAAAGGGGATAAAGTGTGAGGAGGCGCGTGAAAAGCTTTAGGCTTTGAGTTATCAATACATGAACATCTTGCCAGTCTTCTCATAGCCTCCGAGCTCCCAGTACCCTGCTTACCTTCTCAGGGGAAAGCTAGCAGGCACTACGACACCTGaagtttcttcttttgctttgctTGAGAAACTTTGCTCCAGGGCTTCCCAGGCTCCCACTAGCTACCACTGAGGCCAAAGTCCGAGGCAGGTGGACTGGGTGCCAGAAGTATTAAGTGCATGTGGGGCGGGGTGCGGGAGGAGGAGCCAGGGAGGCTGAGGCCTGTGGGTTGAAGCCAGGGCTTGCTACAGGCCAGAAGCGCCCAGTGCCCTGCTTGGCTCTCTTTTCCAGTGGGGCTCCCTGACCACCTCTGtcacagattcttttctttttctttcttttcctaaatttttgAATTCCACAAGGCTTAGTCATTTTtttatttgcagtacgcgggcctctcactgttgtggcctcttccgttgtggagcacaggctccggacacacaggctcagcggccatggcccaggggcccagccgctccgcggcatgtgggatcttcctggaccgaggcatgaacccgtgtcctgcaggcggactctcaaccactgcgccaccagggaagccccgttttttttgttgttgttttttgttctttttttaaatttattttttggctgcgttgggtctt is part of the Phocoena sinus isolate mPhoSin1 chromosome 10, mPhoSin1.pri, whole genome shotgun sequence genome and encodes:
- the RDH5 gene encoding retinol dehydrogenase 5; this translates as MWLPLLLGVSLWAALWLLRDRQSLPASDAFVFITGCDSGFGRLLALRLDQRGFRVLASCLTPSGAEDLERVASSRLHTTLLDVTDPQSVRQAAKWVETHVGEAGLFGLVNNAGTAGIIGPTPWQTQEDFQRVLNVNTLGPIGVTLALLPLLRQAQGRVINITSVLGRLAANGGGYCVSKFGLEAFSDSLRRDVAPFGVRVSIVEPGFFRTPVTNLESLEDSLQACWARLPPATQALYGETFLTKYLRVQQCIMNLICDPDLTKVIKCLEHALTARHPRTRYSPGWDAKLLWLPASYLPASLVDAVLTWVLPKPAQVVY